Genomic DNA from Hordeum vulgare subsp. vulgare chromosome 2H, MorexV3_pseudomolecules_assembly, whole genome shotgun sequence:
ggtgAGGACTTCCTGATTTCAAGATCTGCATGGACGCCGCAGCGGAGGGTTACGAAGGCCGAGGTTGAGGTGGCACCGTTCGCGGACCTGACGAACAAGAGGGAGAAGCCGCTGTCCTCAGAGCGGTTCGGCCGGAAGGCGCCCAAGCCCAGCCCAGAAGGTAACAACAACGGACTGCCTGATACTCTGAGCAATTCGCCGAGCTGTTTAATTCCTCGACTATTCTGGCCTGCAAATGCAAATAGCAGAATTTCGCCGAATCTCGAGCGCTTTCGTGGAATTCCAGCAAGAGAAGAAATTTTGTATTGATGTCGACTGGGCGTGTCGTTGCAGGCAGCAGGGCGTTGCGGGTGTCGCGGCCGCGGAGGGAGGACACTCTGGAGAGCACGTGGAAGGCCATCACGGAGGGGCGAGCGCCGCCGCTGGCGCGGCACCTCAAGAAGTCGGACACCTTCGACACCCGCCCGGGCCGCCGTCcgtccggcggcggcgaggaggcggcgcccccCGCGGCGACGATGCGCAAGGCGGAGACGTTCAACGACCCCGAGAGGAAGGTGCGCCGCGAGCCGTCGCTGGGGCAGGACGAGCTAAACCGGCGCGTGGAGGCCTTCATCAACAAGTTCAACATGGAGATGCGGCTGCAGCGGCAGGAGTCGCTGAAGCACTACAGCGAGATggtcggcagcggcggcggccgtTACTGAAGACTGAAGAGGGTTGGTTCCTCCCATGAACTCGGATGGGAACAGCAAAGCAAGttacttttttgttgttgttgttgggtgTGCTGCTCGTTTTTGGCTCTGGTTTCTGTTTCTTCTCTATAAGAAATGCTTCTGTCAATAACTCCTAGTAGTAGTAAGAAGGTGATAGCGATAGTAGTTTTGCACAAGAGACTTGAAGTTGATAGGGGATGATGATGCAGATTAGTGAGGGCCTGGAGACCCCAATTTGTCTTGGGAGCCGGGCATGTGTATTAAATCTTTGCTTACTAAGCTGTTTCATGGCATTTCGGTGCTTCTTCCGCTCGagctgtggtttttgttgtttggTCCACATCAGCGTAAGCATGCGACATGTTCTGTTTACCAGAAGCTGTCGATTTGTTAACACAGTAGAGTTCAGACAATATTTCATCCGTAAGAAAAGGTAAAGTATCATCCACGGGCTCCTCGGAAAATTTTGTTAACCCAGCAAGTTCATGCTTCCATTTTACAGAGTTTAAACCTAGTAAGAGCAAAACCATCCACTACTACGCCGCCCCTCTTACGTATTGTATTTCGTTCTTCGTTGATCAATAAATCAAGTATATAATCGACTACTTCCGTCCTCCGTgcataaaataagccaaaacgttGTTGCTGCCCTTAAACACATCGTGATCAAAAAAAGCATCAATTTAACAAAATCCATAGAAGGTCTGCTCCATTCCAAATTTTAGGAGATGCATTACTGGAATGAGGAATCCGTATCGAAGTTTGAGATGCATTTTGAACCTCTAAATTGATGTGCATTCCGGAGGAATTCAAGTACTACCTCTACCGCGCGATCAATAGCACAAGCTTTATTGATCACATTGTACAACCCAAATTATCGCGAACCTCTTCCGCTCACAAAGAAACAACACGTGTTTCTGAAAGTGCCTTGCATCTATTAACGACGTGAATAGGCGATTATTTAAATTCATCATTCATAAATTACCTATTGAGAAATTTGCTAAGTAACGAAATACTAGCAACGGATAAAATACTCACAATACATGCATAATACGACAACTACGCGAACCTCTTCCGCTCACAAAGAAACAACACGTGTTTCTGAAAGTGCCTTGCATCTATTAAGGACATGAATAGGCGATTATTTAAATTCATCATTCATAAATTACCTATTGAGAAATTTGCTAAGTAACGAAATACTAGCAACGGATAAAATACTCACAATACATGCATAATACGACAACTACGCAGTAATTATGATGAAATAAAACATACAGAGAGTACAAGTAGCGTGTAAACAGGATAAGCAAACGATAAGCAAGGTGAATGAATAATTTAGATTGAGGATAttaagaaagtcttcagtcaaaatcTTCAAACAATAATGATCCATTTCATCAACATGTACTTGAGGAAATGAAATGGTTAAGGAAATAGAACGAGTTGCtcggtgaagacaatgatttggtaacccagttccaactgttgtgacagtcgtacgtttgGTTTAAAGCGACTTGGTATTTAGACCAAAAAACAAACAGTCCAAAGACACAcaatccttaccgtattctccttgagctaaggtcatACAGACCTTGTCCAATCACTCGCGGTAAGTCTTCAAGGTAGACTTTCAAACCTTCACAAATTCGATCACCCGACAATCCATAATTtcctcttggatgcactagaccatgacacctaaccgtctagaagatgcacagtcttcaaaggtaacaagtgtcggttccacacaagaacaatctcttaagtgatgctcaatcactttggattttaggtgtttgggttttaggtttttcctcagtgatgattttctctcaaagtcctcggaggatgggttgctctcaaatgaaacTTGTCAATTTCTctatcggagcagccaaccagctagtggtgtgggggaggctatttatagcTAGGGCGCAatccgacatgatatgacataaatgcccctaaTGATATAACCGTTGTAAGGATAAGATCCTTTGGGAGAGTTTGCGCTAAGCACATCAATAGCCGGAATTCGAACTCTCAATTTCCTTAGGGCTATCATATTCCTCATGATGGGCAATTCGCACACGCAAAATCATAACACCTTactcacaccaatttcctcatacACGAGAATAACATCGTCTCTATCACTGAAGAACTTGACTGAACTGtaagagatttccaaaggcttcactcgaagaatTAGGTATGTGTAggatttgagatgagcatcacttggaaatttttccttattattacctcgacccctttaacagtacagtgtttcctatgactcaaaaaagAGGAAATGAAACTAAGAAAACAAATGTCTTCACGCTCCatagtcctcgcatcaatatcttcaaggtcacaccatcttcttcattttcaaaatcttcaagagAGCATCAAAATCTTCAGTTGAAGAcacatatttttaggggtcgacattcatcggatatatcaaactccttagcgacttatagagcatgtgtacgctCACAAATATATtaatctataagtcttcaatatgccaaaatcactaagggccactagatgcacttacagtcccCTCTTTTGGTGATTGATGGCAAATACGTTaaattttcaacggggataaacatatgaagtgtaagtacaaagtttgaggaatttgattgcaagatatagagggaatccccttgaagatgtgcatatttgaggaatttgctttggagtGCAAATGCACATGGGAGGATAAACTCTTGGATATCTCctgagggagtcctggattaaggggtccttgtGGCGCCGACCCATGGACCGGATCACCAGAGATTTCGGATAGTTGATGACTTCGTATGAAGGAAGGAAGGCACCGAGGATTGGCGTGGACTCCAAGCTTAGAAAGATTGGTCGGCTCATCTATTCTCGATTATAGttggtaacttgtaaaccctagggatcctggtgtctatataaacgagGGACCCCTATCCGTGCAGAGGAGGCCGAATCATCTAGGCtttagcatatacgatcttgACGTAGATCAAATCTGTAATCaccttcatcaatacaatcaagtagGACATAgagtattacctccataggagggcccgaacctgggaaaCCGTTGTCTCCCCCctcttcctgcaacccatcgatccagggTCCacggttcgggaccccctacccgagatctaccggttttgacaccaacattggtgctttcat
This window encodes:
- the LOC123425689 gene encoding uncharacterized protein LOC123425689, coding for MGCARTVKAGAAAAAAMLVAAGVRLVGPAAAGFVAEEIPRAQAAAATWLTPPYLYLVINAIIISIAASSRFQTSRSSTAHAAVGTEPLPVPAPALAMPMDMPVPVVAVVMAAPDPEPRVPEAVPVVKTPPAPVPAPEMEEEGEDFLISRSAWTPQRRVTKAEVEVAPFADLTNKREKPLSSERFGRKAPKPSPEGSRALRVSRPRREDTLESTWKAITEGRAPPLARHLKKSDTFDTRPGRRPSGGGEEAAPPAATMRKAETFNDPERKVRREPSLGQDELNRRVEAFINKFNMEMRLQRQESLKHYSEMVGSGGGRY